In Methanobacterium bryantii, the following proteins share a genomic window:
- a CDS encoding MBL fold metallo-hydrolase, producing the protein MKVIPLAFESMGVRSMATFVETDQKILIDPGTSVAPKRFGYPPWKYEFDALHETRARIEKYAEKANIVTISHYHHDHYTPFELGKFLDSSPRAAEKLYQGKKLFIKHPTSQINKSQQKRAAEFLKNLEGLNCEVSYADGKSFEVGDTSIKFSDPLPHGSQGSKLGYVVAVTINWNEKTFMHASDVQGPISRESKDLILEEKPDILVLSGPPIYLAGYAVERKDIEKARINLIEIVEKIPKVVLDHHLLRSTRYTNFVNSVVKESGGEIIVASQIVGKEPDLLEARRKQFYRT; encoded by the coding sequence ATGAAAGTTATACCGCTTGCCTTTGAAAGTATGGGTGTAAGATCCATGGCCACATTCGTTGAAACTGACCAGAAAATACTTATTGACCCTGGAACATCTGTAGCCCCTAAAAGGTTTGGATATCCTCCATGGAAGTATGAATTTGACGCTTTACATGAGACGAGAGCTAGAATTGAAAAGTATGCAGAAAAAGCAAACATCGTCACTATTAGCCATTATCACCATGACCATTACACTCCATTTGAACTTGGAAAATTTCTGGATTCTTCGCCTAGAGCAGCAGAGAAACTGTATCAAGGAAAAAAGTTATTTATTAAACACCCCACTTCTCAAATCAACAAAAGCCAGCAAAAGCGTGCCGCTGAATTTTTAAAGAATTTGGAAGGATTGAACTGCGAAGTATCATATGCAGATGGTAAATCATTTGAAGTGGGAGATACATCTATTAAATTTTCAGATCCGCTTCCTCACGGTTCGCAGGGAAGTAAATTGGGTTATGTAGTAGCTGTAACAATTAATTGGAATGAAAAAACTTTTATGCATGCATCTGACGTCCAAGGTCCTATTTCTAGGGAATCAAAGGATCTTATTCTCGAAGAAAAACCAGATATACTGGTATTAAGCGGCCCTCCTATTTATCTTGCAGGATATGCCGTTGAGAGAAAAGATATTGAAAAAGCTCGAATCAATTTAATTGAAATAGTGGAAAAAATACCTAAAGTGGTATTGGACCATCACCTTTTAAGGAGTACGAGATATACCAATTTTGTAAATTCAGTAGTGAAGGAATCTGGTGGCGAAATAATAGTAGCATCTCAAATCGTAGGTAAAGAACCTGATTTGTTAGAGGCAAGACGGAAACAATTTTATAGAACTTAA
- a CDS encoding GMP synthase subunit A, whose translation MKILVINNHGQYNHRIHRTLHYLKIPSELIPNSTSIDEINEKEPVGLILGGGPSIERAGNCFEYVKELDYPILGICLGHQIIAKAYGGEVGSAGMESYAKIEITIKEENDIFKGLGDTMKVWTSHKDEVTTLPEGFKLLATSPICEIEAMKHETKPLYGIQFHPEVHHTENGPKLLENFYEFCKNYSSQ comes from the coding sequence ATGAAAATACTTGTTATAAATAATCATGGACAGTACAATCACAGAATTCATAGAACATTACATTATTTAAAGATTCCTTCAGAATTAATTCCTAATTCAACATCTATTGATGAAATAAATGAAAAAGAACCAGTAGGCCTCATACTAGGTGGAGGACCGTCTATAGAACGGGCTGGAAATTGTTTTGAATATGTTAAAGAATTGGATTATCCTATTTTAGGAATTTGTCTTGGCCATCAAATAATAGCAAAAGCTTATGGTGGAGAAGTAGGATCTGCAGGGATGGAAAGTTATGCAAAAATTGAAATTACCATAAAAGAAGAGAATGATATCTTTAAGGGACTTGGAGATACCATGAAAGTCTGGACATCCCATAAAGATGAAGTTACAACATTACCTGAAGGTTTTAAACTACTTGCAACATCTCCAATTTGTGAAATTGAAGCAATGAAGCATGAAACTAAACCTTTATATGGTATACAGTTCCACCCTGAAGTTCATCATACTGAAAATGGGCCAAAACTACTGGAAAATTTCTATGAATTTTGTAAGAATTACTCCAGTCAGTAA
- a CDS encoding permease produces the protein MYMDIIVIFFQYFYSILLENSFFILIGFLLAGVIQILLPKHLLEKLIGKSTIGGIFKGILIGLPLPICSCGIVPAAIALKEKGIKDSVAASFLVSTSGFSVSSIFTSYSFLGLPLTLMRPVVAAFSGATAGVLVHLFGDDNQEGSTKTDLNEISMNNHCNSCNQNHSMSSRHCGYHKTTRNDKFREVLNYSFREMFPDVSTSLLIGLVFAALMGTLMNVIMPWGVMKTFAGDPVISLFVLLLVSIPLYVCPTVSIPIALGFVFMGFTPGSILIFIYAGPATNIAALSMVINKFGKKFFGIYITSILVVSLLMGYIVNLFSNFFMGIIVIRNLSLYNSVIPFSIRLISVVILICLMVYGIYRTKIVKLSQQSAFDYKHE, from the coding sequence ATGTATATGGATATAATTGTGATCTTTTTTCAATATTTTTACAGTATACTGCTTGAAAATTCTTTTTTTATTCTTATAGGGTTTTTACTGGCAGGCGTTATTCAAATATTACTTCCTAAGCATTTATTGGAAAAATTGATAGGTAAATCTACAATTGGAGGAATTTTTAAGGGTATTTTAATAGGATTACCTCTCCCCATATGTTCCTGCGGTATCGTCCCTGCGGCAATAGCACTAAAGGAAAAAGGGATTAAAGATTCTGTAGCAGCTTCTTTTTTAGTATCAACATCAGGCTTCAGTGTAAGTTCTATTTTTACATCATACTCATTTTTAGGTTTACCTTTGACGCTAATGAGGCCTGTAGTTGCGGCATTTTCTGGTGCAACTGCAGGAGTACTGGTGCATTTATTTGGTGATGATAACCAAGAAGGCAGTACTAAAACAGATTTGAATGAAATTAGTATGAATAACCACTGTAATTCATGTAATCAAAATCATTCCATGTCCAGCAGACACTGTGGATACCATAAAACCACAAGAAATGATAAATTTCGAGAAGTCCTTAATTATTCTTTTAGGGAGATGTTTCCAGATGTTTCCACTTCACTTTTAATTGGGTTGGTTTTCGCTGCTTTAATGGGAACTTTAATGAATGTAATAATGCCGTGGGGAGTGATGAAGACTTTTGCAGGGGATCCTGTAATATCGCTATTTGTACTCCTCTTAGTCAGTATTCCTCTTTATGTTTGCCCAACGGTTTCAATTCCCATTGCTCTGGGATTCGTTTTCATGGGATTTACACCGGGAAGTATCCTGATTTTTATTTATGCAGGCCCTGCCACCAATATAGCAGCACTGTCAATGGTAATTAACAAATTTGGAAAAAAGTTTTTTGGTATATACATCACTTCTATTTTGGTAGTTTCTCTTTTGATGGGATATATTGTCAATTTATTCAGTAATTTCTTCATGGGAATTATTGTAATTAGAAATTTGAGTTTATATAATAGTGTTATTCCTTTCTCTATAAGATTGATTTCAGTAGTTATTCTGATTTGTCTGATGGTTTATGGAATATACAGGACTAAAATAGTTAAATTAAGCCAGCAATCTGCTTTTGATTATAAGCATGAATAG
- a CDS encoding DUF447 domain-containing protein, whose product MQDLESLGMKKGLLYETIITTHNGNGVPNAAPIGVICKNKNEIVLNLFEGTHTLENIKTNSQFVVNILKDPLVFVGCTTGDLSSDHFKKHCDAFYIKNTDAFFTASVTRTKEIEKEDNISKSKMTIIKASVNEVIIKKESVEPLNRAIFAIIESLVYLTRIKMVDENTAKEYLERIHEMSRTVNRVGSLDHKKAMQNILKYIENN is encoded by the coding sequence ATGCAAGATCTTGAATCTCTGGGAATGAAAAAGGGATTACTCTATGAAACAATTATAACCACTCATAATGGGAACGGAGTACCAAATGCAGCCCCTATAGGAGTTATCTGCAAAAATAAAAATGAAATCGTGCTGAATCTTTTTGAAGGAACCCACACTCTTGAAAATATAAAAACGAACTCCCAATTTGTTGTAAATATACTAAAAGATCCTCTAGTTTTTGTAGGTTGCACCACTGGAGATCTTTCTTCTGATCATTTTAAAAAGCATTGTGATGCGTTTTACATTAAAAATACAGATGCCTTTTTTACTGCAAGTGTAACCCGCACTAAAGAAATTGAAAAAGAAGATAATATCAGCAAATCCAAGATGACCATAATAAAAGCCAGTGTAAATGAAGTTATTATTAAAAAAGAAAGTGTTGAACCTTTAAACAGGGCCATTTTTGCAATAATAGAATCACTTGTTTATTTAACAAGAATTAAAATGGTAGATGAAAATACTGCAAAAGAATATTTAGAACGAATTCATGAAATGTCAAGAACTGTAAACCGTGTTGGAAGCTTAGATCATAAAAAAGCGATGCAAAATATTTTAAAATATATTGAAAACAACTGA
- a CDS encoding NAD(P)/FAD-dependent oxidoreductase, with protein MGEIQILGAGPAGLSAAINLARSGYNVDIFEKSTDVGSRFHGDFQGLENWSDKEDVLKLFNDMNIDVNFKYDPFLKLKIFNESKIWDFRCKRPAFYLVKRGSKEETLDTALKNQALDLGVNIHFNEKIREKEADIIATGPIKDKIYAAAKGITFNTFSQNMAVGIVNNNAALNGYSYLLIAGGQGCMATVLFNNFNNMDSYFKQTKKIFNNKFDLNLKETCNIGGIGSFSYENIFKRGKSLYVGEAAGLQDFLWGFGIKSAVTSGYLAAKSIINGKDYQKCAEKFFEDKVKAGMVNRYLWERFCFLDYSFIVNRIHRAKDPLKFLNYFYNANFIHKMIYPFAHRYLKKKYEILSI; from the coding sequence ATGGGAGAGATACAAATTTTAGGTGCAGGCCCTGCGGGGTTATCTGCAGCCATAAATCTTGCTCGATCTGGTTATAATGTAGATATTTTCGAAAAAAGTACAGATGTAGGTTCAAGATTCCACGGAGACTTTCAGGGACTTGAAAACTGGTCTGATAAAGAAGATGTGCTTAAGTTATTTAATGATATGAATATTGATGTCAATTTTAAATATGATCCTTTCTTGAAACTTAAAATATTTAATGAATCTAAAATATGGGATTTTAGATGTAAAAGGCCTGCGTTTTATCTTGTTAAGAGAGGATCAAAAGAAGAAACTTTAGACACAGCTTTAAAAAATCAAGCTTTGGATCTGGGAGTAAATATTCATTTTAATGAAAAAATCCGGGAAAAGGAAGCTGATATCATCGCAACGGGACCTATAAAAGATAAAATTTATGCTGCAGCAAAGGGAATTACCTTTAATACATTCTCTCAAAATATGGCCGTTGGCATTGTTAACAATAATGCAGCTTTAAATGGTTATTCTTACCTTTTAATTGCAGGTGGACAGGGCTGCATGGCCACTGTCTTATTCAATAATTTTAACAACATGGACTCTTATTTTAAACAAACAAAAAAGATTTTTAATAATAAGTTTGATTTGAATTTGAAAGAAACATGTAATATTGGTGGTATAGGTAGTTTTTCATATGAAAATATTTTTAAACGAGGTAAAAGTTTATATGTGGGCGAAGCCGCGGGTCTGCAGGACTTTTTATGGGGCTTTGGAATTAAAAGCGCTGTGACATCAGGATACCTTGCTGCAAAAAGTATAATCAATGGAAAAGATTACCAGAAATGTGCAGAAAAATTTTTTGAGGATAAAGTAAAAGCAGGTATGGTTAACCGTTATTTATGGGAACGATTCTGTTTTTTAGATTATTCTTTTATTGTAAACAGAATTCATAGGGCAAAAGATCCCCTTAAATTCCTTAATTATTTTTACAATGCCAATTTTATTCATAAAATGATTTATCCATTTGCTCACAGATATTTAAAGAAAAAATATGAAATTTTAAGTATTTAA
- a CDS encoding FeoA family protein, which yields MITTLNELKTGESGIIVSYNGKGELRKHLMEMGFVRGSNIEVKRIAPLGDPMEVKIKGYSISLRKEEAVNIEIEVT from the coding sequence ATGATAACAACATTAAATGAACTTAAAACTGGAGAATCAGGAATTATTGTATCCTATAATGGAAAAGGTGAATTACGAAAGCACCTTATGGAAATGGGATTCGTAAGAGGGTCCAATATTGAAGTGAAAAGAATAGCACCCCTAGGAGATCCTATGGAAGTAAAAATTAAGGGATACTCCATATCTTTAAGAAAAGAAGAAGCAGTAAATATTGAAATCGAAGTAACATGA
- the feoB gene encoding ferrous iron transport protein B: protein MEKIKIALAGNPNVGKSTLFNQMTGMKQHVGNWPGKTVEKKEGSFKYKGNEFDVVDLPGNYSLTAYSVEEIVSRDYIVDENPDVIVNIVDAGNLERNMYLTVQMMELGANLVLALNMNKFADEKGFKIDTDNLSQLLGIPVVKIEAVDKTGFNELIKTVVKVSKSPNNVSGRIEYGQEISEHTKQLEEIINKNISTINAPSSWTALKLLENDKEVVKKIEGSQNGQKVLSEVKKVQKHLNDVFGDDVDASVTDARYGFIAGLIQESVQKPKIDKVTRSDLIDRVVTNKYLGIPIFLIIMWLTFQITFTVGAPFQDLIDSGFGWLGDTVSAYLGPGFVTSFIVDGIIGGVGGVAVFIPMIFLLFLILAILEDSGYLARAAFVMDKLMHKLVGLHGKSFIPMILGFGCCVPGIMATRTLENEKDRFLTMLIVPFMSCSARLPVYALIIAAFFSAYQGWVLFSIYLLGIVVAIIMASIFKRTLFKGMSAPFVMELPPYRRPTVKGSLIHMWERGYLFLRKMGTIILALSIVIWALSSLPVGVEYGSQASITGQVGTAIAPVFAPLGFGEWQASVAVIFGFLAKEVVVSTFGTIYGVGEDSSDEQASVEEASGENASVDEAASEEEAPEEDPGFISAIQQLFTPLSAYAFMAFVLLYIPCLAVLSAIRRETNSWKWPAFSAGYTLVVAYVVSFVIYQGGLLLGFG from the coding sequence ATGGAAAAAATAAAAATAGCCCTGGCAGGAAATCCAAACGTTGGTAAAAGTACACTTTTTAACCAGATGACTGGTATGAAACAGCACGTTGGTAACTGGCCAGGTAAAACTGTAGAAAAAAAAGAAGGAAGCTTTAAATATAAAGGAAATGAATTTGACGTGGTTGACCTTCCTGGAAACTACAGCCTCACTGCTTACTCGGTTGAGGAAATAGTTTCAAGGGATTATATTGTTGATGAAAATCCAGATGTAATTGTTAATATTGTTGATGCCGGTAACCTGGAACGAAACATGTATTTAACTGTACAAATGATGGAACTTGGAGCCAATTTAGTACTTGCACTTAATATGAACAAGTTTGCAGATGAAAAAGGCTTTAAAATAGATACTGATAACCTGTCCCAACTTTTAGGAATACCCGTTGTTAAAATTGAAGCTGTTGATAAAACAGGATTTAATGAATTAATTAAAACAGTAGTAAAAGTTTCAAAATCCCCTAATAATGTATCAGGCAGAATAGAATACGGACAGGAGATTTCTGAACACACAAAGCAGCTTGAAGAAATTATAAATAAAAATATTTCAACAATAAATGCGCCTTCAAGCTGGACAGCTCTTAAACTACTTGAAAACGATAAAGAAGTTGTAAAAAAGATTGAAGGATCCCAAAACGGGCAAAAAGTTTTATCAGAGGTAAAAAAAGTCCAGAAACATTTAAACGATGTTTTTGGAGATGATGTTGATGCATCAGTTACCGATGCTCGATATGGCTTTATAGCAGGACTTATTCAGGAATCAGTGCAAAAACCAAAGATAGACAAGGTAACCAGATCAGACTTAATTGATCGTGTTGTAACCAACAAATATCTGGGAATACCAATATTCCTAATTATAATGTGGCTCACCTTCCAGATAACATTCACTGTAGGTGCACCATTCCAGGATCTTATTGATTCTGGGTTTGGCTGGCTTGGAGACACAGTAAGTGCGTATTTAGGTCCGGGATTTGTGACATCATTCATTGTTGATGGAATAATAGGTGGTGTAGGTGGTGTAGCCGTATTTATACCAATGATCTTCCTGCTGTTCCTTATACTTGCCATACTTGAAGACAGTGGTTACCTGGCAAGGGCCGCATTTGTAATGGACAAGTTAATGCACAAACTGGTAGGCCTGCATGGGAAATCATTCATACCCATGATACTCGGTTTTGGGTGCTGTGTACCTGGTATAATGGCCACAAGGACACTTGAAAATGAGAAAGATAGATTTTTAACCATGTTAATCGTTCCATTCATGTCCTGCAGTGCAAGACTACCTGTTTACGCCCTTATTATAGCTGCGTTTTTCTCCGCATACCAGGGATGGGTCCTGTTCTCAATTTACCTGCTGGGGATAGTAGTAGCAATCATAATGGCGTCCATATTCAAAAGGACCCTATTTAAAGGGATGTCAGCACCATTTGTCATGGAACTTCCCCCATACAGAAGGCCAACTGTCAAAGGCTCTCTGATCCACATGTGGGAAAGGGGATACCTCTTTTTAAGAAAAATGGGTACAATTATCCTTGCTCTATCTATTGTCATATGGGCACTCAGCAGTTTACCTGTTGGAGTTGAGTATGGTTCACAGGCAAGTATAACCGGGCAGGTAGGGACTGCTATAGCCCCAGTATTCGCGCCTCTCGGTTTTGGTGAATGGCAAGCTTCAGTTGCAGTAATATTCGGGTTCCTTGCTAAAGAGGTGGTTGTAAGCACCTTTGGTACCATTTATGGTGTTGGTGAAGATTCATCTGATGAACAGGCATCGGTGGAAGAAGCATCTGGCGAAAATGCATCAGTTGATGAAGCAGCTTCCGAAGAAGAAGCACCTGAAGAAGATCCTGGATTTATCTCTGCAATACAGCAGTTATTCACCCCTCTATCAGCATATGCATTCATGGCATTTGTACTGCTGTACATACCTTGTTTAGCCGTACTATCTGCGATAAGAAGGGAAACCAATTCATGGAAATGGCCAGCTTTCTCTGCAGGGTACACTCTGGTGGTTGCATATGTAGTTTCATTTGTCATATACCAGGGAGGACTACTGCTGGGATTCGGTTGA
- the ade gene encoding adenine deaminase, with amino-acid sequence MIRGNLVNPFTEEIYPAEIEVRGGMVECVRQVEGKFNQYILPGFIDAHIHIESSMLTPSRFAEAVVPHGTTSVVSDPHEIANVLGIPGIKYMIEDASTVPLKVFFTAPSCVPATPFETSGAVISSKEIDKLLKYGEMVALGEMMNFPGVLSDDPEVMAKIAAAKNYGKPVDGHAPLLSGNGLCKYIAAGISTDHECILKEEVIEKRKLGMKVMLRQGSSAKNLADLISAGGDFIISDDKHPEDLLKGHVNLMLKEAVELGEDPVKAVKMVTINPAAHYGLNTGLIAPGKSADMIVVDDLVNFNVKEVYIDGNIAAHEGKALFSVNPVELETTFKISSKEPADFEISSSKGEEKVRVIDVREGQLLTGESEAVLNVAYGKIEPNVENDILKIAVLERYGHNKMANAFVNGFGLKKGAIASSVAHDSHNIIAVGTNSQDMADAVNSLVKTNGGLVTASDGCIHSLKLPIGGLMSMKSAGDVAFKLEVLHDALGDMGCKLDSPFMTMSFLALLVIPKLKISDMGLFDVEKFDFVDVVK; translated from the coding sequence ATGATCAGAGGCAATTTAGTTAACCCGTTTACTGAAGAGATCTATCCTGCAGAAATAGAAGTACGTGGCGGGATGGTAGAATGCGTGAGGCAAGTTGAAGGTAAATTTAACCAGTATATTTTACCTGGATTTATCGATGCACACATACACATCGAAAGCTCGATGCTTACGCCTTCAAGGTTTGCAGAAGCAGTTGTACCACACGGAACAACGTCTGTTGTATCAGATCCTCATGAAATTGCCAATGTTCTGGGAATCCCTGGAATAAAGTATATGATTGAGGATGCATCGACTGTTCCGCTTAAAGTGTTTTTTACAGCCCCTTCATGTGTTCCTGCAACGCCGTTTGAAACTTCTGGCGCAGTAATTAGCTCAAAAGAAATAGATAAACTTCTTAAATATGGTGAAATGGTTGCACTTGGGGAAATGATGAATTTTCCAGGAGTTTTGTCGGATGATCCTGAAGTTATGGCTAAAATTGCTGCCGCAAAAAATTACGGAAAGCCTGTAGATGGACATGCGCCTCTTTTAAGTGGAAATGGCCTCTGTAAGTATATTGCAGCAGGTATTTCAACTGATCATGAATGCATATTGAAAGAGGAAGTAATTGAAAAAAGAAAGCTTGGAATGAAGGTGATGCTCCGGCAGGGTTCATCTGCAAAAAATTTAGCGGATTTAATAAGTGCCGGCGGTGATTTCATCATATCTGATGATAAACATCCTGAAGATCTCTTAAAAGGGCATGTTAATTTAATGCTGAAGGAAGCTGTTGAACTGGGAGAAGATCCTGTTAAAGCAGTTAAGATGGTAACTATTAATCCTGCAGCTCATTATGGCTTAAATACTGGATTAATTGCTCCTGGAAAATCTGCAGATATGATCGTAGTTGATGATCTTGTAAATTTCAATGTAAAAGAAGTTTATATTGATGGAAATATCGCTGCACATGAAGGAAAAGCGCTATTTTCTGTTAATCCCGTTGAACTTGAAACTACATTTAAAATAAGTTCTAAAGAACCAGCAGATTTTGAAATTTCATCTTCTAAAGGTGAAGAAAAAGTAAGGGTAATTGATGTACGTGAGGGGCAGCTGCTTACTGGAGAATCTGAAGCAGTATTAAATGTTGCCTATGGTAAAATAGAGCCCAATGTAGAAAATGATATTTTAAAAATAGCAGTTCTTGAAAGATACGGCCATAACAAAATGGCAAATGCATTTGTCAATGGATTTGGACTTAAAAAGGGAGCAATTGCATCAAGTGTGGCCCATGATTCACATAATATCATTGCAGTTGGAACAAATAGTCAGGATATGGCAGATGCTGTTAATAGTCTTGTTAAAACTAACGGCGGACTTGTAACTGCATCTGATGGGTGTATCCATTCTCTAAAACTCCCAATAGGTGGTTTGATGAGTATGAAATCTGCTGGAGATGTGGCTTTTAAACTTGAAGTTTTACACGATGCTCTGGGTGATATGGGATGCAAGCTGGATTCACCTTTTATGACCATGTCATTTTTAGCCCTTCTGGTAATTCCCAAACTAAAAATAAGTGATATGGGGCTATTTGATGTTGAAAAATTTGATTTTGTGGATGTTGTAAAGTGA
- a CDS encoding histidine kinase dimerization/phosphoacceptor domain -containing protein, whose translation MDAKYINVLLIEDNLTDTALIREMLKEVRKPRFKLHNTRRLEDGLNYIEKNGADVLLLDLNLPDSFGFDTFLKAKERVPQSPIVILSAFDDEDVAINAVKGEAQDYLIKGKVDSSLLSRSISYAIERKAIEGELIRHRDHLEELVQERTIELREANKKLKNEIEERKLAEEEIKASLDEKNILLEEIHHRVENNLQTISNLMGLEYTQLNDKEPIEIYQESQNRVKTIALIHETLSRSEDFAIIDFNKYAYDLINYLFKSYAVDKNINANINIDGILLDIDTAVPCGLILNELVTNSIKHAFPSSYFEDRKLLKSRFTSSSNREFVNDQFTGQNDITGEINVIFTLDDGNFTLKVRDNGIGLPDNIDFRYAETSGMQLVNALVRQLDGLIDLEKDNGCEFKIIFRESSV comes from the coding sequence ATGGATGCTAAGTACATTAACGTTCTTTTGATAGAAGATAATCTTACAGACACAGCTTTAATAAGGGAAATGTTAAAGGAAGTACGAAAACCTAGATTTAAGTTACATAATACGCGCCGCCTTGAGGATGGGTTAAATTATATAGAAAAAAATGGGGCAGATGTGCTGTTACTGGATTTAAACTTACCTGATAGTTTTGGCTTTGATACATTTCTGAAAGCTAAAGAAAGAGTACCTCAAAGTCCTATAGTTATATTAAGTGCGTTCGATGATGAAGATGTGGCGATTAATGCAGTTAAAGGTGAAGCACAGGATTATTTAATTAAAGGAAAGGTTGACAGCAGTCTTCTGTCGCGATCTATATCATATGCAATCGAGCGTAAAGCAATTGAGGGTGAATTGATACGTCACAGAGATCATCTTGAGGAACTGGTTCAAGAAAGAACAATTGAACTCCGGGAAGCAAATAAAAAGCTTAAAAATGAAATTGAAGAACGTAAACTGGCTGAAGAGGAGATTAAAGCATCACTTGATGAAAAGAATATACTCCTTGAAGAGATACACCATCGAGTCGAAAATAATTTACAGACAATATCCAATCTTATGGGACTAGAATATACTCAGCTCAATGATAAAGAACCTATTGAGATTTATCAGGAAAGCCAAAACCGTGTTAAAACTATAGCTTTAATTCATGAGACTTTATCTAGGTCTGAAGACTTTGCAATAATTGATTTTAATAAATATGCCTATGATTTAATTAATTACCTGTTTAAGTCATATGCAGTTGATAAAAATATAAATGCAAATATAAATATAGATGGAATTCTGCTGGATATAGATACTGCAGTTCCATGTGGTCTAATTCTAAATGAACTTGTCACCAACTCCATAAAACATGCTTTCCCATCATCGTATTTTGAAGATCGTAAACTCTTAAAAAGTAGATTTACATCCTCATCTAACCGTGAATTTGTAAATGATCAATTTACAGGTCAAAATGATATAACTGGAGAAATAAATGTTATCTTTACGTTGGATGATGGTAATTTCACATTAAAAGTGAGGGACAATGGAATTGGCTTACCTGATAATATTGATTTTAGATATGCAGAAACTAGTGGGATGCAACTGGTAAATGCATTGGTGAGACAGCTTGATGGGCTCATTGATCTTGAGAAGGATAATGGTTGTGAATTTAAAATTATATTTAGAGAATCCAGTGTATAG